The Mycolicibacterium smegmatis genome has a window encoding:
- a CDS encoding condensation domain-containing protein, producing the protein MFELTDIQNWDDAPGKHVSWGPSPSTVAKVAEAPVSDVPASYQQAQHLRAYREHTARGVPMARLTVPVWNMDGQCDMRAMSHVINAYLRRHDTYHSRFEFTVDDRIVRRKLRSPRDLRFVPTDHGVQTCDQWREHILDTPGPLQWDCFRFGIIQRADHFTCYMSVDHVHVDATFLGLMLIEIHLMYAALVSGGAPITLPPAGSYDDYCVRQRKYTSGLTLDSPEIKEWVTFLEGNNGTMPKFPLPLGDLSVPCTGDLMTVQLLDEPQTQGFEKACLAAGSRFIGGVFATAALAQYQLTDIDTYHVITPTTTRGTEAEVMATGWFTGTVPITVPVGSSFAETARTAQRSFDSGLYLAHVPFDRVLELGATERGLRAPDPGVPMVSYLDATAAPLSPAVVAEWNRINGRIFSEMGAANQVGMWVNQFGSGTWITVAFPNNPVARASVQEYVDAFRSVCVAVAEGRHDDVPTTRVNELDLRSA; encoded by the coding sequence ATGTTCGAGCTGACCGACATCCAGAACTGGGACGACGCTCCTGGCAAACATGTGTCGTGGGGCCCCTCCCCGAGCACGGTGGCGAAGGTAGCCGAGGCCCCGGTGAGCGATGTGCCCGCGAGCTATCAGCAGGCCCAGCATCTGCGCGCGTACCGCGAGCACACCGCTCGCGGCGTGCCGATGGCACGGCTCACCGTTCCGGTGTGGAACATGGACGGCCAGTGCGACATGCGGGCGATGTCCCATGTGATCAACGCGTATCTGCGCCGGCACGACACCTACCACAGCCGTTTCGAGTTCACCGTCGACGACCGGATCGTGCGGCGAAAGTTACGCAGCCCGCGGGATCTTCGTTTCGTGCCCACCGATCACGGTGTGCAGACGTGCGACCAGTGGCGTGAGCACATCCTGGACACCCCGGGGCCGCTGCAGTGGGACTGCTTCCGCTTCGGGATCATCCAGCGCGCCGATCACTTCACGTGTTACATGAGCGTGGACCACGTGCACGTGGACGCGACGTTCCTCGGGTTGATGCTCATCGAGATCCACCTGATGTACGCGGCGCTGGTGAGCGGCGGCGCCCCGATCACGTTGCCGCCCGCGGGCAGCTACGACGACTACTGCGTGCGGCAGCGCAAGTACACCTCGGGGCTGACGCTGGACTCTCCCGAAATCAAGGAGTGGGTGACCTTCCTTGAGGGCAACAACGGCACCATGCCCAAGTTCCCCCTGCCGCTCGGCGACCTGTCGGTGCCGTGCACCGGTGATCTGATGACGGTCCAACTGCTCGACGAACCCCAGACGCAGGGCTTTGAAAAGGCTTGCCTCGCCGCGGGTTCACGGTTCATCGGTGGGGTCTTCGCCACCGCCGCGCTGGCCCAGTACCAGCTGACCGATATCGACACCTACCACGTCATCACGCCGACGACGACCCGTGGGACCGAGGCCGAGGTCATGGCAACCGGATGGTTCACCGGCACCGTGCCGATCACGGTTCCGGTCGGATCGTCGTTCGCCGAGACGGCCCGCACCGCACAGCGCTCGTTCGATTCGGGTCTGTACCTCGCGCACGTCCCGTTCGACCGCGTGCTCGAGCTGGGCGCGACCGAACGTGGCCTGCGGGCCCCGGATCCGGGCGTGCCGATGGTGTCGTATCTCGACGCCACCGCGGCCCCGCTCTCGCCCGCCGTCGTCGCCGAATGGAACCGGATCAACGGGCGGATCTTCAGCGAGATGGGTGCGGCCAACCAGGTCGGCATGTGGGTGAACCAGTTCGGCAGCGGTACGTGGATCACGGTGGCGTTCCCGAACAATCCCGTTGCCCGCGCCTCGGTGCAGGAGTACGTCGACGCATTCCGGTCGGTGTGCGTCGCGGTGGCCGAGGGACGCCACGACGACGTGCCCACCACGCGTGTCAACGAGCTCGATCTCAGATCAGCGTGA